DNA sequence from the Arthrobacter crystallopoietes genome:
CCTGCAGTTACGGCAGGAGCGACCGCCAGGCCGAGTTATACATTGAACCTAAACTCCACGACGTCGCCGTCGGACATGACGTATTCCTTGCCTTCGATCCTGACCTTGCCGCGGGACTTAGCCTCTGCCATCGAACCGGCATCTACGAGATCGGCGAAGGAGACCACTTCCGCTTTGATGAAGCCGCGCTGGAAATCGGAGTGGATAACACCGGCTGCCTGCGGAGCGGTATCGCCCTGGTTGATCGTCCAGGCGCGAGCTTCCTTCGGCCCGGCCGTCAAGTAAGTCTGGAGACCCAGTGTATGGAATCCGACCCTGGCCAGCTGATCCAGGCCTGATTCGTCCTGGCCGTTCATCTCCAGCATTTCGCGGGCCTCTTCCGGTTCCAGCTCCACCAGATCCGACTCCAGCTTCGCGTCAAGGAACACGCAGTCCGCCGGAGCAACCAGTTCGCGCAACTCGGCCTGGCGCTCGGCGCTGCCCAAAATAGTGTCATCGACGTTGAAGACATAGATAAAGGGCTTGGCCGTCAACAGGCTCAGCTCCCGCAGGTTCTCGACGTCGAGCTTGTCGCTCTCCACGGACGCGAAGATCGTATCCCCGCGCTCCAGCACCTTCCGGGCTGCCTCCATGGCGGCCAGTTCGGCGGCGTCGCGCTTCTTGATCTTCACTTCCTTCTCAACCCGAGGCAGTGCCTTTTCCAGCGTCTGCAGATCCGCGAGGATCAGTTCGGTGTTGATGGTTTCGAGATCGGAGCGCGGATCCACCTTACCTTCAACGTGGACCACATCGGGGTCGTCGAACACGCGGATGACCTGGGCGATGGCCTGGGCTTCACGGATATTGGCCAGGAACTGGTTGCCCAGCCCTTCGCCTTCGGAGGCGCCCCGGACAATCCCGGCGATATCGACAAAAGACACGGTCGCCGGCAGAATGCGCTGGGAGCCGAAGATTTCGGCCAGCTTATCCAGCCGGGAATCAGGCAAGGGCACCACGCCGACATTCGGCTCGATGGTCGCGAACGGATAATTCGCCGCCAGAACCTGGTTCCGGGTCAGTGCGTTGAAGAGAGTTGATTTGCCGACGTTGGGCAGTCCGACGATGCCAATAGTAAGAGCCACGGTATCCAAGGATACCGGTGAGGTACCCGGCTCAGCGATTCGTCCCGAACGGTGGCGCAAACGACGCCCCGGCTTCGCCTAAATTGTCAGAGCCGGCTGGCATGGTTGAGCTATGGATGCGTTTCAGATTGTGCTCACATTGCTCATGCTGGTTTTAGGGGCAGCGGCCGGGGCTGCGGGAACTGCGGTGGCCTACCGCCGCAGGGTCGCAGTGCTGGCGGAAGAAATTGACGACGCCGGTGCGCGGCTTGGCAACGCGACGGCCCGTTTGGCGGCGGCCGAGGCGGAAAGCCGTTTGCTCGCCCAGCAGAACCGGCAGCTTACCGCCAGCAGCGAGCAGGACAACTCTGTCCTTCGTGCTCTGGTCCCGGTGGGGGAAAAGCTGAAGACGGTCCAGCAGCAGGTCAATGTGCTCGAGCGGGACCGCGTCGAACAATTCGGCCAGCTGGCCGAGCAGCTTCGCGCTGCGCAACTCAACGATGAGCAGTTGCTGCGTTCCACTCAGACCCTGACCGCGGCATTGCAGTCCAACTCCGCCCGCGGACAGTGGGGAGAGGTTCAGCTCCGCCGGGTGGTGGAGGCCGCCGGCATGCTGGCCCACGTGGACTTTAGCGAGCAGGTCCATCTGGTGGGAGCCGAGCGTACCCTTCGACCTGACATGCTGATCCATTTGCCCGGCTCCAAATCGCTCGTGGTGGATGCCAAGGTGCCGCTGCGGGCATATCTGGAAGCCCAGGAACTGCCGTCTTTCGGCTCCGCGGAGGAGCGTCAAAAGCGGGCCGGCCTGCTGACTACGCATGCCAAGGCCGTCAAGGCACACGTGGACGCACTTGCAAACAAGAAATACTGGGACGGAGTGGATGCCTCCCCCGAACTCGTCCTGTGCTTCCTGCCCGCGGAGTCCGTTCTATCAGCGGCCCTGCAGAGTGAACCGGGTCTGTTGGATTACGCCTTCTCCCGCAACGTGGCCCTCGTCTCCCCCGTCTCCCTGCTGGCCACGCTGAAGTCGGTTGCCTTTACCTGGCGCCAGGAAGTCCTCACCGAGAACGCCCGGGAGATCTTCGAGCTGTCGCGCCAGCTCTACGACCGGCTGGGCACCCTTGGTGAGCATGTGACGAAGCTCGGCTCGTCCCTGAAGGGATCGGTGGAAAAGTACAACGCCTTCGTCGGAACACTGGAGTCAAGGGTCCTGCCGACAGCGCGGAGGATCAGTGCCTTTGACCCGTCTTCGCTGAAGGAGCCACCCGCGCCCCAGGCCTTGGAGAGTACACCGCGGCTGTTGGCCGCACCGGAGCTCATCGCCGACCAGGAGCGCAGCGCCTAGCCATAGACGCGCCGGTGCCCGTCCCGCCACGTCTAGTGTGCGGGCCGGGCACCCCTGCCGCCGAGGCCGCGTGAAACGTCGCCCTTTTCCTTCAGAGTGGCGCGCAGTTCCTTGGGCAGCGAGAACAGAATGTCCTCTTCTGCGGTAACCACTTCCTCAACATCGGCATAACCGTAGTCTGCGAGCAGGCTCAGAACTTCGCGCACGAGGACCTCGGGCACGGAGGCTCCCGAGGTCACACCGACAGTGGAGATGCCTTCAAACCAGGATTCGTCGACCTGGTTCGCGAAGTCCACGCGGTAGGAAGCCTTCGCGCCGTATTCCAGAGCCACCTCTACCAGGCGCACGGAGTTGGAGGAATTCGCCGACCCCACCACGATGACCAGTTCCGCCTGCGGGGCGATCTTCTTGATCGCAGCCTGCCGGTTTGAGGTTGCATAGCAAATGTCGTCGCTGGGAGGATCCTGCAGGGTCGGGAAGCGCTCCTTGAGCAGGTTCACGGTCAGCATAGTCTCGTCCACACTCAGCGTGGTCTGCGACAGCCAGATCACCTTGTTCGGATCCCGGACCTCGACCTTGTCGACATCTTCCGGGCCGTTGACGATCTGGATATGCTCGGGAGCCTCTCCGGCCGTGCCCTCGACCTCTTCGTGGCCCTCATGTCCGATAAGCAGGATGTCGAAATCGTCCTTCGCGAAACGGACGGCCTCGCGGTGAACCTTCGTCACCAAGGGGCAGGTCGCATCAATCGTCTGCAGTCCGCGATCTTCGGCAGATTGCACGACGGCGGGTGAAACGCCATGGGCGGAGAAGATAACCAGTGCCCCCTCGGGCACCTCGTCCGTCTCTTCGACGAAGATCGCGCCCTTTTCTTCCAAGGTGCTGACCACATGGAGGTTGTGCACAATCTGCTTACGCACGTAAACCGGCGGGCCGTAATGCTCGAGCGCCTTTTCGACGGCGATAACCGCGCGATCGACGCCGGCGCAGTATCCGCGCGGAGCAGCCAGCAGGACTTTGCGGGGCCCTTCGACCAGTGCGGCCGAGGCAATGTCTTCGGGGCTGCGGCGCCTGCGCGGAATGGTGGGCATCGGAACGGACACAGCAGTGGTACTCATACATCCATGCTAGCCGTTAGGCCCTTCGACCCGAGAGTTGACGGGCTGTTACACCAATCACCGCGGCCGCCAATCCTGCCCCGGCGAGCACGACGGTCCAGGGTTGGAATGACGCTGTCGCGAGTTCAACGAACCGCGCGGTGAAGGCGTCGGCAACAGGACCGGCAGCATCATGTTGCGCAGCCACATCGGGTGCCGCCCCCGCAGCCAACCACAAAGCTGCAGCAAGGATAACCGCGCCGATACCAAGCCAGGCAAGGGCAGTCGACGCTCTCCTCGCTACCATCAGTGTCAGCAGCGCACCGGCAAAAGCCCCCGCCGCGATCCAGCGCCACTCGTTGGCAACACGCTGTACAAGGTCGATGGATTGCTGCTGATCTGCCTGGCCGATATCGACGATGAGCTCCTCTTGCACTGGGATCTCCGTCCCTAACGTGTCCGCTACCCGCTGAATCGCCAAGGCAACAATGGGAGCGATATCAAGCCGGAGCGCACCCTCATCCGGGCCTTCTGCCTCCAGCGTCAGAGTATGGGACTTCGCCAAAGCTTCGTTCCATGCCTGCGGGAACTCTTCCAATCCGGTGACGGCTCCGGCCGCCCTGGCGATAATGGGATCAACCAGCTCCTGGAGCCCCGGCGGCAACTGGCTTTGGTTGCGCACTTCTTCCGCGATCGCCGCCGCCAGGGCGCTGCGGAACTGGGGGGCCTGCCCCATGGGTGCCGCCAATTCGACGAAGCCTTGCTGGTTCGTCAGGTTCTGGCTGGCCCACGCCGCAGGCACGGCGACGGCTGTCATTACCAGTGTGACCAGGCCAAGAACCAAGGCAAGGACGGAACGCATCCGCAGGCTCCTCTCCGCCGGCTACCCGAGAGGCGCAGGATGCCTCTTGGGATAAGTAGAACAGAATCAATAATGTCTGCGATAGCTGATAAGAATGTAAGGATCGCTGTACTCTAGCTGCGCCAAGCTTCGCCGAGAGGGACACTACGTGAACCAGAACCCGGGGCCACCCGCCGGTGGCCAATTGGATGCCCCGGCCAAGCCATCCACTCTGCCTGCCACCGCCTTGGAGACCTCGGCGGAGAATCCCTGGCCGCTGCGGCTGCTGTCGCAGAAGCTCAAGAGCCACATTGACCGTGTCCCGCCCACCTGGATCGAAGGCCAGGTGATTGAGCTCAACAGGCGGAACAATGTCACGTACCTCACCCTGCGGGATACGGAAGCGGAAGCATCGTTCAGCCTCGTGGCCTGGGGCAGTGTCATGGCCCGCCTGGAGTTTCCCCTTGAGCCGGGATCGCGTGTCGTGGCGCAGCTGAAGCCGGATCTGTATGTGAAGACCGGCAGGCTCTCGATGCAGACCCGCGATATCCGCCCCGTTGGTCTCGGTGATCTGCTGGCGCGGCTCGAACGGCTTCGCCATGCCCTTGCCGCCGAGGGCCTCTTCGCGCTAGAACGCAAGAAACCGCTTCCAATGCTGCCGCACCGTATCGGGTTGATTACCGGCCGCGACTCGGATGCCATGAAAGACGTTATCCGCAACGCTTCCCTCCGCTGGCCCGCCGTGGCCTTCGAAGTCCGGGAAGTCGCTGTCCAGGGTGTTAATGCCGTAACCCAGATCCAGCGCGCACTCGTGGAGCTGGACGCCCGCGAGGATGTGGAAGTCATCGTCATCGCCCGCGGCGGCGGATCCCTTGAAGACCTGCTGCCGTTCAGCAGCGAGGATCTGATCCGCGCGGTTTCGGCTGCCCATACGCCGGTGGTCAGCGCCATCGGACACGAAGCGGACCGTCCCCTGCTGGACGAGGTGGCGGATCTGCGCGCTTCCACTCCCACCGATGCCGCAAAGCGCATTG
Encoded proteins:
- the ychF gene encoding redox-regulated ATPase YchF, with amino-acid sequence MALTIGIVGLPNVGKSTLFNALTRNQVLAANYPFATIEPNVGVVPLPDSRLDKLAEIFGSQRILPATVSFVDIAGIVRGASEGEGLGNQFLANIREAQAIAQVIRVFDDPDVVHVEGKVDPRSDLETINTELILADLQTLEKALPRVEKEVKIKKRDAAELAAMEAARKVLERGDTIFASVESDKLDVENLRELSLLTAKPFIYVFNVDDTILGSAERQAELRELVAPADCVFLDAKLESDLVELEPEEAREMLEMNGQDESGLDQLARVGFHTLGLQTYLTAGPKEARAWTINQGDTAPQAAGVIHSDFQRGFIKAEVVSFADLVDAGSMAEAKSRGKVRIEGKEYVMSDGDVVEFRFNV
- the rmuC gene encoding DNA recombination protein RmuC gives rise to the protein MDAFQIVLTLLMLVLGAAAGAAGTAVAYRRRVAVLAEEIDDAGARLGNATARLAAAEAESRLLAQQNRQLTASSEQDNSVLRALVPVGEKLKTVQQQVNVLERDRVEQFGQLAEQLRAAQLNDEQLLRSTQTLTAALQSNSARGQWGEVQLRRVVEAAGMLAHVDFSEQVHLVGAERTLRPDMLIHLPGSKSLVVDAKVPLRAYLEAQELPSFGSAEERQKRAGLLTTHAKAVKAHVDALANKKYWDGVDASPELVLCFLPAESVLSAALQSEPGLLDYAFSRNVALVSPVSLLATLKSVAFTWRQEVLTENAREIFELSRQLYDRLGTLGEHVTKLGSSLKGSVEKYNAFVGTLESRVLPTARRISAFDPSSLKEPPAPQALESTPRLLAAPELIADQERSA
- a CDS encoding 4-hydroxy-3-methylbut-2-enyl diphosphate reductase gives rise to the protein MSTTAVSVPMPTIPRRRRSPEDIASAALVEGPRKVLLAAPRGYCAGVDRAVIAVEKALEHYGPPVYVRKQIVHNLHVVSTLEEKGAIFVEETDEVPEGALVIFSAHGVSPAVVQSAEDRGLQTIDATCPLVTKVHREAVRFAKDDFDILLIGHEGHEEVEGTAGEAPEHIQIVNGPEDVDKVEVRDPNKVIWLSQTTLSVDETMLTVNLLKERFPTLQDPPSDDICYATSNRQAAIKKIAPQAELVIVVGSANSSNSVRLVEVALEYGAKASYRVDFANQVDESWFEGISTVGVTSGASVPEVLVREVLSLLADYGYADVEEVVTAEEDILFSLPKELRATLKEKGDVSRGLGGRGARPAH
- the xseA gene encoding exodeoxyribonuclease VII large subunit: MNQNPGPPAGGQLDAPAKPSTLPATALETSAENPWPLRLLSQKLKSHIDRVPPTWIEGQVIELNRRNNVTYLTLRDTEAEASFSLVAWGSVMARLEFPLEPGSRVVAQLKPDLYVKTGRLSMQTRDIRPVGLGDLLARLERLRHALAAEGLFALERKKPLPMLPHRIGLITGRDSDAMKDVIRNASLRWPAVAFEVREVAVQGVNAVTQIQRALVELDAREDVEVIVIARGGGSLEDLLPFSSEDLIRAVSAAHTPVVSAIGHEADRPLLDEVADLRASTPTDAAKRIVPDVNEELARIAQARQMLDRRVDQLIRVESERLTAIRSRPVLANPASMVEARHEDLQRLSSRAYNCISAAVHRDSDRIAHLRAQVRSLSPQNTLDRGYAVVQLPDGSVLRDSSDAAAGTRLRVRVAVGELSADVAP